In Temnothorax longispinosus isolate EJ_2023e chromosome 2, Tlon_JGU_v1, whole genome shotgun sequence, one DNA window encodes the following:
- the LOC139825172 gene encoding uncharacterized protein: MAGRNEDVNNSEKWMYTRDIPDKGLRGFEGSNTIYNFINLSTLFFHSFNKSEPRYTPRILGRRFALTVTAYKYLDIGISVGSTSFVELILGDNRGNQIVLPWTTWTTIIERRMDIEQLMQSTVGSSLCIQDHLIIELVKMRDANIVKVTLRDPATSLYMIPTTVLFLFEIEQCVEHVYFNLCQDIQHVNTKYKNFVTILRQNRITDKCQARKVLSEVSDGSSLIECELLAYGLDNIVYEAKIFVIFEEINILKSHLDDYHDINEYSGCKEKTRDNNAGLIQQYVDERNYAGLSSYHDNTHPQSFENQEGQQRSNCSGQQGFKSYDTLLYFIDDLPDDIFMEYQ, from the exons ATGGCTGGTCGCAATGAAGACgtaaataattctgaaaagTGGATGTACACTCGTGATATTCCCGATAAGGGACTTCGCGGCTTTGAGGGAAGCAACACAA tttataattttattaatttatctactttatttttccacagttttaataaatcgGAACCTCGTTATACGCCTCGTATCTTGGGCAGACGATTTGCCCTGACAGTCACGGCTTACAAATATTTGGATATCGGAATCAGTGTGGGATCTACATCCTTTGTGGAATTGATTCTTGGTGACAATCGGGGAAATCAGATCGTGCTTCCGTGGACAACGTGGACAACGATCATCGAAAGACGCATGGATATCGAACAACTCATGCAGTCGACTGTCGGTTCATCGCTGTGTATTCAAGATCATCTAATTATAGAACTTGTTAAAATGCGTGACGCtaatattgtaaaagttaCGCTGCGTGATCCTGCGACATCCTTATACATGATACCAACAactgtattatttttgtttgaaatcGAACAATGTGTTGAACatgtatatttcaatttatgtcAAGATATACAGCATGTTAATActaagtataaaaattttgtaacaatcTTGCGACAAAATCGTATCACGGATAAATGTCAGGCGAGAAAAGTACTGAGTGAGGTGTCCGATGGAAGTTCGCTCATAGAATGCGAACTATTAGCTTACGGCTTAGATAACATTGTATATGAagcaaaaat ATTTGTAATAttcgaagaaataaatatcttaaaatccCACTTGGATGACTATCatgatataaatgaatattcaggatgtaaagaaaaaactaGAGATAATAATGCAGGATTGATACAACAATATGTAGATGAAAGAAATTATGCCGGTCTAAGTTCTTATCATGATAATACACATCCCCAATCTTTTGAAAATCAAGAAGGTCAACAGAG GTCCAATTGCAGTGGACAACAAGGATTTAAATCCTACGATAcgcttttgtattttattgatGATTTACCAGATGACATTTTTATGGAATACCAGTAA
- the LOC139825170 gene encoding uncharacterized protein gives MANILNIEGEPIFDDSVVKIETHTYNPYANTTFGHNDEIRIPIQQQDLYTLPCESFLYVEGRLVIKRRNDNESQATLVNNCAAFMFDEIRYELNGVEIDRNRNVGITSTIKNYVSLSYNDSQLMRNAGWDVTSSIPEGYFNFCVPLKLLLGFCEDYKRVVVNARHELILIRARSDNNCIIGDPATEPEIELFKVQWRMPHVTLNEVNKLSLLRALGSGRYLSVSFRSWDLYEYPLLQSTTKHSWAVKTATQLEKPRYVIFALQTGRKNIMSQNVSVFDDCNLTNVKLYLNSEFYPYDDLNLDFTKNRYGLLFDMYARFRKTYYGYDSSDTLCSLYTFLMEGPFVVIDCSRQNESVKSATVDVRIEFDCKENVPANTTAYCLILHDRVIEYCPLSNVVRKLM, from the coding sequence ATGGCTAATATCTTAAACATTGAAGGTGAACCGATCTTTGACGATAGCGTCGTCAAGATTGAAACTCACACGTACAATCCGTACGCCAATACGACGTTTGGACACAACGATGAGATAAGAATACCCATACAACAGCAAGATTTATACACGTTGCCGTGTGAAAGCTTTCTCTACGTCGAAGGACGATTGGTAATAAAGAGAAGGAATGACAATGAGTCTCAGGCAACGCTTGTAAATAATTGTGCAGCATTCATGTTCGATGAGATTCGATACGAGCTCAACGGTGTGGAGATTGATCGCAACAGAAACGTTGGAATAACCAGTACCATCAAGAACTACGTATCGCTATCGTATAATGATTCTCAACTCATGCGGAATGCTGGCTGGGACGTTACATCGAGCATACCGGAAggatatttcaacttttgcgtACCGCTCAAGTTGTTGCTGGGCttttgcgaggattacaaacgcgtcGTTGTTAATGCTcgtcacgaattaattttgatacgtGCGCGTAGCGACAACAATTGCATTATAGGAGATCCGGCGACGGAGCCGGAAATCGAACTGTTTAAAGTACAgtggcgaatgcctcacgtTACGTTAAACGAGGTTAATAAACTATCCTTGTTACGGGCCTTGGGGAGCGGGCGATATCTTAGTGTCAGTTTTcgttcgtgggatctgtacgaGTATCCACTCTTGCAGAGCACGACCAAGCATTCGTGGGCTGTCAAGACTGCGACTCAGTTAGAAAAGCCGCGATACGTTATTTTTGCGCTGCAGACCGGCCGCAAGAACATCATGTCTCAAAATGTTAGCGTATTCGATGACTGTAATTTGACCAATGTCAAACTTTATCTAAACTCCGAATTTTATCCGTACGATGACTTGAACTTAGATTTTACTAAAAATCGATACGGCCTTCTTTTTGATATGTACGCGCGTTTTCGTAAAACTTATTACGGATACGATTCCAGTGATACGCTTTGCAGCTTGTATACATTCCTGATGGAAGGACCTTTTGTTGTCATCGATTGCTCGCGACAAAACGAGTCTGTCAAGagcgccaccgtggatgtgcgaatagaatttgactgtaaagaaaatgtaccTGCAAATACTACCGCCTATTGTCTCATCTTGCATGATCGCGTAATCGAATACTGCCCGCTGTCTAATGTAGTGCGCAAACTCATGTAA